The Shewanella sp. NFH-SH190041 genome has a window encoding:
- a CDS encoding NTP transferase domain-containing protein, with amino-acid sequence MSIVTNAVIAAAGMGSRIGLGMPKCMIEIQGVTLLSRMLAALVGQVEHVFLVVGYRENLVAEYCRRHHPEVILVRNPDFATTNTAASYGIAARYLQGKTLFIDGDLIVNPASLAAFLQQAEDCPLLVGITPASSDNAVLVSHQGDTITGFTAQQGESAAYEWANLFVGDGRVFESADGFVYESLNAFLPARCAAVELCEIDTQADYQRACAFVQTLDYWQHQQTIANSPVASREKDGITSDVSCI; translated from the coding sequence GTGTCAATTGTTACAAATGCTGTAATAGCAGCCGCAGGTATGGGCTCGCGCATTGGGCTGGGAATGCCCAAGTGTATGATTGAAATCCAAGGGGTTACCTTACTGAGCCGGATGTTAGCTGCTCTGGTTGGGCAGGTCGAGCATGTTTTCCTGGTGGTGGGATATCGGGAAAATCTGGTGGCTGAATATTGTCGCCGCCATCATCCTGAGGTGATTTTGGTGCGTAATCCTGATTTTGCCACTACCAATACCGCCGCCAGTTATGGCATCGCGGCACGCTATTTACAGGGTAAGACACTGTTTATTGACGGCGATTTAATTGTTAATCCGGCATCATTGGCAGCTTTTCTACAGCAGGCTGAGGATTGCCCACTGCTGGTGGGGATCACCCCGGCCAGTTCAGATAATGCCGTGCTGGTGAGTCACCAAGGCGATACGATCACCGGCTTTACGGCGCAGCAGGGTGAGTCGGCGGCATATGAATGGGCCAATTTATTTGTTGGTGATGGGCGGGTATTTGAGTCTGCTGACGGTTTTGTTTACGAGTCGCTCAATGCCTTTTTGCCTGCGCGCTGCGCGGCGGTGGAATTATGTGAAATTGATACTCAGGCTGACTATCAGCGGGCTTGTGCTTTTGTGCAGACCCTAGATTATTGGCAGCATCAGCAAACGATTGCCAACAGTCCAGTAGCATCAAGAGAGAAAGATGGTATTACGTCAGATGTGAGTTGTATCTGA